In the Patescibacteria group bacterium genome, TCCTTTTATTAATATCACAAATCCTACAAGCAATAATAAAAATTGCAAAATGATCATATTTTTTACTTAATTTAATTATAAAAATATTATACCATATAAAAAAAATTAATTCTTGCCTATAACTATACACCAAATCTTGTTGGCACCATTGGTTTTTAGAAGCTTTGCTATTTCTGAAACAGTAGATCCTGTTGTATAAATATCATCTATTATTATAAAATTTTTATTTTGAATAAAATCTTTATTCAATAAACAAAAAGAATTTTTTATATTATCTATCCTCTGCTCTTTGTTTAATTTCGCTTGTTGTTTTGTATTTTTTACTCTTATAATTAAATCATCTTTTAAAACATAATCAAATCTTTTACAAAAATTATCAGCTATTAAATAAGACTGATTAAAACATCTTTCTATTAATCTTTTTTTATGAAGTGGTACTGGAATAATAATAGGATTTAAAATTTTGTTTGTTGTTTGTAAAAAATAAGAAATCATCAAAAGTGATAAATACCTTGATAAATCTTCTATATATTGATATTTGTATAAATGAATTACGCGCTGGAGCAATCTATTATGAAAAGAACAACAAACATGAACTTCATCTACATAATCAGTTGAAAAATAATTAGCACTGTTTATTTGTATAGTTTCAAAACATTTATCACAAATCAAAAAATTAGGAAATCCGCATCCAACACATTCAATTGGAAACAAAATATCTAATATTTTTTTGAACATATTTTTTGATAAAAAAATAAAAAGGCCTTATAAGACCCTTTTATATAAAAATAATATACAAAATACTAAATTTTTGCAATAGAGATTTTTTTGTTTTTAATACTAATCTTTATATTATTACCACTTCTAATTTTATCTGCCAACATATCATTTGCTATACCACTTTCAATATTATTTTGAATAAATTTACTAATATTTCTAGCACCTACATTTGAATTAAATGAGTTTTCGGCAATAAACTTGTAAACTTTATTATCTACACTTACTTTTATCCTTTTTTCATTCAATCTATCTACTAATTCAGATAATTTTAATTTTGCTATTTCTATAGTTGTTCTTATATCCAAATTTTTAAATACCAAAATTTTATCTATCCGATTCAAAAATTCTGGCCTAAAATAATCTGACAAAGAATTAACCGTCTTCTCTTCCAAATCAACATACTCTTCTTCAATAATTTCTTTTTTATCCTTATTTTTTACATCAAAACCAATTGATGCATATTTATTAAATTGTTCATTTCCTATATTTGAGGTCATTATTATAATTGTATTTTTGAAATTTATTACTCTACCACTTGCATCTGTAATATATCCATCTTCAAGTATTGTCAGTAAAAGATTAAAAATATCTGGATGAGCTTTTTCTATTTCATCAAAAAGAACTATTGAGTATGGTCTTAGTCTAATTCTGTCAGTAAATTTGTTTGAATCTTTGTATCCTACATATCCAGCTGGTGCACCAATAAGTTTTGAAGCGTCAAATCTTTCTGAAAACTCAGACATATCAATTCTTACCAAAGATTTTTCGTCATTATAAATTTCTTTTGCAAGTACTTTTGCTAGCTCTGTTTTTCCAACTCCTGATGGACCCAAAAATATAAATGAAGCAATAGGTTTGTTTGGATGTGAAAGACCAGCCTTTGATCTTCTTATATAATTTGAGACTTCTTTTACAATATCATTTTGACCTATTATATGATTTTGTATTTTTTGTTCCAAATTTACTAATTTTCTTTTTTCTGATTTTAATAAATCTTCTATTGGAACGCCTGAAATTTTGGAGACTATTTCTGCGACATCTTTTTCTGTAATTTCTCCCAAGTATTTCATTGGTTTAGAAATTTTGTCATTCATTTTCTTTAATTCCAAAATTATTTTATCTTCGTTTTCTTTGAATAACATTGCTTTTTCAAAATCATTTTCATCTATATATTGTTCTTTTTTATTTGAAGCAATGTGAAGACTATTTTTTAATTCAGATATTTTTTTGATAGAAGTATTTTTGGAATTTCTTACTTTTAATTTTGAAGCTGCTTCATCGATAATGTCTATGGCCTTGTCTGGCAAAAATTTGTCTGGCATATATCTCTGACTTAATTCCACTGCAGATTTTATAGCATCATCTGAAATTTTTACCAAATGATATTTTTCATAATTTTCTCTCAAACCTTTTAGAATTTCTTCTGTTTCTTTTGCAAGCGGCTCATCTACCAAAATAGCTTGAAATCTTCTTTCAAAAGCAGGATCTGATTCTATATATTTTTTGTACTCAGTTACAGTAGTAGCCCCTATTACTTTCAAGTCTCCTTTTGCAAGCTCTGGCTTCAGTAAATTTGCAGCGTCAAGCTGTCCTCCACTTGCTCCAGCGCCAACAAGAGTATGTATTTCATCTATAAACAAAATTATATCATCATCCTTTTTTGCATCATCAATAATTTTCTTTAATCTTTTTTCAAATTCACCTCTGTACATAGTACCCGCTATTACGGCTCCCAAATCAAGAGTTATTATTCTCTTGTTATGAAGTACTTGAGGAACATCTCCTTCAAAGATTTTCTTTGCAAGTCCTTCTACAATTGCAGTTTTGCCAACACCTGGCTCTCCAAGAAGCACTGGATTATTTTTTGTTCTACGACATAAAATATTTATAAGTCTATCTATTTCTTTTTTTCTGCCTATAACTGGATCCAATTTTTTTTGCATTTCTTCTGAAGTAAGATCTATCGTAAATTGTTGTTGATTACTTTGTTCACTAACCATTCCTTGACCCATAAGCATTTTTTCCAAAGCCTCTATATCACTTATATTTCCTTCTAATATATCTGTAAATTTATTTGTACCTATTAAAACATTATCTATATTTTTTATAATATCATTTTTGTTTATTTTTTTATCACTTAAGAAAGTATCAAGCTCTTTTATATTACTTTTAAAAATAGCGGCCAAAAGATGTTCTGTGCCAATATAGGAGTGTTTGTTTTGATAAGCTATTTTTACAGATTGTTCTATTATATCTTGGCACTGCTGTGAAAATATAGGAATATTAATTTTGTTTTTTGAACCAACATTTTTCTCACTCAAATCAGATCTTTTCAAAACTTCTTTTTTTAAATCTTCAGAAATTATTTTGTGATCTTTTAACACATTAAATGCTATAGAACCTTTTTCATTCGATAGGCAATACAAAACCTCCCAAAAATCTATTTCTTTTTTGTTTAGTGTTCCAGCCAAATCCTGAGCTTTTACAAGAACAGTTTTTAGTCTTTTTGAAAATTTTCCGAATATATTTGTAATATCTTCCATATTTTAATTATAACATTAAATTTCATTGAAATTCTATTTTAGAATATAAA is a window encoding:
- a CDS encoding phosphoribosyltransferase family protein codes for the protein MFKKILDILFPIECVGCGFPNFLICDKCFETIQINSANYFSTDYVDEVHVCCSFHNRLLQRVIHLYKYQYIEDLSRYLSLLMISYFLQTTNKILNPIIIPVPLHKKRLIERCFNQSYLIADNFCKRFDYVLKDDLIIRVKNTKQQAKLNKEQRIDNIKNSFCLLNKDFIQNKNFIIIDDIYTTGSTVSEIAKLLKTNGANKIWCIVIGKN
- a CDS encoding ATP-dependent Clp protease ATP-binding subunit, yielding MEDITNIFGKFSKRLKTVLVKAQDLAGTLNKKEIDFWEVLYCLSNEKGSIAFNVLKDHKIISEDLKKEVLKRSDLSEKNVGSKNKINIPIFSQQCQDIIEQSVKIAYQNKHSYIGTEHLLAAIFKSNIKELDTFLSDKKINKNDIIKNIDNVLIGTNKFTDILEGNISDIEALEKMLMGQGMVSEQSNQQQFTIDLTSEEMQKKLDPVIGRKKEIDRLINILCRRTKNNPVLLGEPGVGKTAIVEGLAKKIFEGDVPQVLHNKRIITLDLGAVIAGTMYRGEFEKRLKKIIDDAKKDDDIILFIDEIHTLVGAGASGGQLDAANLLKPELAKGDLKVIGATTVTEYKKYIESDPAFERRFQAILVDEPLAKETEEILKGLRENYEKYHLVKISDDAIKSAVELSQRYMPDKFLPDKAIDIIDEAASKLKVRNSKNTSIKKISELKNSLHIASNKKEQYIDENDFEKAMLFKENEDKIILELKKMNDKISKPMKYLGEITEKDVAEIVSKISGVPIEDLLKSEKRKLVNLEQKIQNHIIGQNDIVKEVSNYIRRSKAGLSHPNKPIASFIFLGPSGVGKTELAKVLAKEIYNDEKSLVRIDMSEFSERFDASKLIGAPAGYVGYKDSNKFTDRIRLRPYSIVLFDEIEKAHPDIFNLLLTILEDGYITDASGRVINFKNTIIIMTSNIGNEQFNKYASIGFDVKNKDKKEIIEEEYVDLEEKTVNSLSDYFRPEFLNRIDKILVFKNLDIRTTIEIAKLKLSELVDRLNEKRIKVSVDNKVYKFIAENSFNSNVGARNISKFIQNNIESGIANDMLADKIRSGNNIKISIKNKKISIAKI